The genomic segment TGATGCCAGGGGACCCAGGTGCCCATATATGATGATGCCAGGGGACCAGGGTGCCCATATATGATGATGCCAGGGGACCCAGGTGCCCATATATGATGATGCCAGGGGACCCAGGTGCCCATATATGATGATGCCAGGGGACCCAGGTGCCCATATATGATGATGACAGTGAGAACCCTAGAAATTGATGGTTTTTAGCTGGGAAGTTGCCCCCGGGTTCATGGGAGTAAGGAAGGTGGAAGGCTAAACCAGGGACCCTCTAATGGAGTAATGAGAGACCTGACTCATATACACTCAGTGCCTGGGCCTATGGGCTCCAAGCAACACACCTGGGGGGTCCCCCTAGCAAATAACATACAAATACACTTAGATAAATAAAacctttatatataaaacacagatAAAGAAGCATTGAATGCAGTGCAGTGTAACTATAACAGGGACTTTGTAACAGTCTGACCAATGAAATCAGTTCTTGTGCCCGCATAGTAGCGGCATATCCAACGGTGCCCTGATGTACCCCCAGTACTAGAGTATCTGCTTCCTGTTGCATTACCAGAGCTGACCACTAGATGGCTCTGTTTGTAATTCAGactcataggggggaattcacaaaagtggtgatattccgacacaataaaagtggagatagatttgtcggattttccacctaattcacaaacctctgtctccacttttgtgaaaagcaatgtcagtgaagggattaaagagggggcactgctgctaaaactaaatatttgcctgggaggctttacttttccttttaataaaattgtttacaatatattcactcagaatttttattattgcctcactgattGAGCTAAAACTCCCATAATCCTGCAAATGGGAGgggaaaactttttatatataagatataaattaaactttttttaatcagtgttttacttgttatGTTAATGGtgccctattgttctagggtgagacagaaacttgcccccctaacaataggctgctaatccccattaatatgttactgatcccccaatggggcccctaccagaggttgcaaatggagactgggtgaaacaaaacataaGAGCTTaaaattgatctgacagttacactgagctttactccattttgaaaatgaagggaaaaaatgtcgttaaaacgtcgtataaatgtcgtttaaacgacaaattcacaaaagtgtctgtaaactggcggttgagtcggaatttcggaattgtgaatctggagaaagtgttttccaccagtttttccaccacttttactccaaaaaagggctctctccacttttgtgaattcccccctcgGAGTTCTATAACTGCTAGAGAAGGGGTGCCCAGACCTTTTCCCCCGGCGATCGACCTTTGACTCCTGCCCGCGTATGTACACATACCCAATAAACGcaccgcacttccgcatcccaaGGCTTAGACGCGGCCCACCAGAACTCCAcggggggatcgactggtggaccgcgatcaacgtctCGCCCACCCCTGTGCTAGAGTGTATATTTGTCAGCAACCAACACCTAAGAAGTATTTATTAGTGTAGAATTTCTTTCATTAAAGAGACACCAGCTGAAATTTCCGATTTTGGCGATGAACCTTCACAATACCCTTCCAGTGGGGGCTAGTATGGCTAGGCGTCTGGGTATCTAACAGGAACTTGGGTCACCTCCTGGGCCTTTGCAGGTTCATTATCTAGGATTTTCCTATTTTACCGTCGGTGTTCTCCTTCCCCTATTTTTCTGCCCCGTCAGAGCCCCATACAGGTCTACTGGATCCCCCTCTATGTACAGAACAATGGCGCCAGAGATGATCCACACCAACCCCCTGGGTCATGGTATCATCAGCCATAGAAATGTACAGAACAATGGCACCAGAGATGCTCCACACCAACCCCCTGGGTCAGGGTGCCATCAGCCATTGGAATGGCTGAGTACAAATTTGGGCATTTTTGACCCCCAGTCAACTCAACCACCATCTACTCACAACCCTACTTGCTTTCCAGTAACTCCAGACCCCAAAATATTCTggatttgtttattttatatttttgaggACATGGGGGTGTAAGTACTGATGGGAGGGCTCAGTAAATAAAAGGAGAAGCATAGATGTAATTTAGGGGGCGCCATGGCTCTTTGGAAGGCAGTATGACACTTCAGTAGGACTAGGGGGTGGTAGGGAAGTCTTTGGCGATCAGATACAGCGGCAGCATAGACAGGACGGAGGTTCTTAATTACCCCCAGGAAAAGCAAAGTAATGAATTATTCACCAATTATATGGAATAAAACAATTTTGACCTTTTTAATGTGCCGTGGTTCTCCACCATGAATAACAGATTCCAAAAACAATCACACATATCATTACACAGAGGAGGGATCTAcatgaattctgggagttgtagtacagcaagaCCTTGGGAGGAAGGCTGGAGAAGATAGAAGAACACCCGGTGTAGTGGTTCCATCCCTACGTTGTAGCCGTTCATCTTGGAATAAATGTTTTTGGGAATTttaattttctgattttttcatcGATTTATAtcaaattttattattattggtttaatttttatttttcgtTCATGTTGATGTTTAAGAAGAACCCTTGGTCACCGGCTGCCCGTAGACCTGAACCTCGCACAGCGTCAGATACTGCTGTTGCCCCGGGAGAATGATGTTGACGAAGCGGCCGACCATCCCATTGCACTCGAAGGCTTGGGTCTCTCCGTTCTGCATGGAAAAGATTTCTGCGCAGCTGCAGAGAAATGGGAAGGAAGGTGTTAATTACAGTGCCCCTGGGGCAATAGTGATATAAAGTGGCGTAAGGGACATCTTGACATCTTTAGGTACATAGAAGAGGAGATCACAATTCATAGGTTAGACATGGCCTACCTGTAGGGTTGCCTTCATTTTCTAGAAACTTTACCAGCCAGATAGGGGGTGGGTTTACAAAGGGGTGTGgcaatgatgtcacagggggtgGAGTTTAATCATGAAGGGAGCCACATCCACATGGAATGAAGTGGATTAGGTGAGTATGAAGGAGAGAAAGGGGCAGGTTGGGGTGAatcagaggtgggctggggcCAAGTTCatagctggtattttactggctataCCCATGAAATaatggccaggtggcaaccctacctgcctGTTGTTCAGGGATATCAGGGGGTTCCCTAGTCCATAAAATCAAGGGGATCTCTGAGTTCATCCTCTTCAGACTCCACTTGCTGGAGGAGGAAGATGGTGCTGGAGGCAGAAGGCCCCAGTAGGAAAAGACCTCCATGTAGATAAGACTAACTAATGGAGGGACAAGCTCCTACATAACTCACTTTAGGAGTGACAGAGGAGCAAgaggctccaccaaggaaagcaGATAGGGGGTGGGTGTAAAAAGGGGTGTGGCAATGATATCACAGGGGGTGGAGTTTAATCATCAAGGGAGCAGCATCCTGAGGCATGGAATTAAGTGGATTAGGTCAGTATGGAGGAGaaatacattgctggtaaatttgtaataccaccCCCGGCCTTAGCTGGTATTCTATTGGCTATACCCGTGAAACAATGGCCAACCCTACCTGCCTGTTGTTCAGGGATATCAGGTAGGTTCCCTAGCCCATAAAATCATGGGGATCTCTGAGTTCATCCTCTTCAGACTCCACTTGCTGGAGGAGGAAGATGGTGCTGGAGACAGAAGGCCCCAGTAGGAGAAGACCTCCATGTAGATAAGACTAACTAATGGAGGGACAAGCTCCTTCATaactcactctaggagtgacagagGAGCAAgaggctccaccaaggaaagcgGAAGGGTCAGTTTCCATCCAGCAGCAAAGGGAATCAAGCGGATAGACTCTGGGATAGAAAGATTCCAAGAGAAGCACCTCTGAGTGGTCCTTGTGCTAAAAGCACTGATGGAGAAGGAAAAGTTAAAACTAAGTAGCTTTATcaaaaaaggtctatgtatatacagccataagcagaaacgctgagtcctctatcaaaagaaacacaggatttattttcttcttttgtgtcacatgttcttcggaatcagacttccttctctcagaattatccttcagggcacggcacgagTCTGCTCGGTTTGATCCTCtcttcccttctcctcctccccctcccatcagcattcactccccctcccaactgtgcagAGTAATCTGAGCTACTGGGACATTTCACCCCCCAGGACAGGACATTACTTCGTCTTCTACCTGACACAAACCCCCACTGCACCTGTAGGTTCCTACTCATATCTAGAATCCTATCGTAGATTTGAAGGTATCATGGTTTGCTCACCTGGGATTGTTATTGCCATTGTTTTCCATCGAATCCCCAACGAGGATCTGAGCTCCGTTGATTAAATCTCCGCAGCAGTCGCCCCTGTTTGTCACCACCACCTGGGATATCTGATAGGAGTCCAGTAAATCCAGCCGCCACCAGGGGGACATTTCGTTGTTGGTGTAGGAACAGGATCCATGTTGGAAGTTGGGATCCATGTTTCCATCAATGGCGTTGATAGCCATCGCCAAATATCCATAAACATAATCGTAGTATACAGAAGACTGAGTGGCCCGGCCTTGGAGCGCCAAATTCTCACCTGTGGTCAGAAGATAAAGTCGGAAGTCAGGATTGTGGCTTATCCGTGGTCCCGTGAAAATCAGTTAAGACTTCTATTATTTATGATACTAAGCTCTAAATATTAACACATAAATCTCTTTCCAAACCCAATGGTCAAGTAAGACTTTCCTTATTCTGAACCCCAGGCAGGTTATATTTAATTTCTGCCATCTTGGAGcaagaaaggaattttttccccatctgtggcaaattagagaggcttcagatggggtttttcaccttcctttggatcagctggcagttaggcaggttatatataggcattatggctgaacttgatggacgtatgtcttttttcaaactaacttactatgttactatgttcagaCAGGGTTTTTcgctttcctctggatcagctggcagttaggcaggttatatataggcattatggttgaacgtgatggacgtgtgtcttttttcaacctaacttactatgttactatgttcagatggggttttcgccttcctcgggatcagctggcagttaggcaggttatatataggcattattgttgaacgtgatggacgtgcgtcttttttcaacctaacttactatgttaatatgttCAGAttgggttttcgccttcctcgggatcaactggcagttaggcaggttatatataggcattatggttgaacgtgatggacgtgtgtcttttttcaacctaacttactatgttactatgttcagatggggttttcgccttcctctggatcagctggcagttaggcaggttatatataggcattagggttgaacatgatggacgtacgtcttttttcaacctaacttactatgttactatgttcagatggggttttcgccttcctctggatcagctggcagttaggcaggttatatataggcattagggttgaacgtgatggacgtacatcttttttcaacctaacttactatgttactatgtttagatggggttttcgccttcctctggatcaactggcagttaggcaggttatatataggcattattgttgaacgtgatggacggatgtcttttttcaacctaacttactatgttactatgttacacttACTTGGCACAACCCATTGGCTGTAAGCAAGCGTCCGTGCCTAATCAGCAGGCAGCACAGATAAGCACAGAATTGGAAATGAAGTGGGAGGGGTTCAGGGAAAGGGCAGCCAACTGGGAGGGCCGGGGAATACCGGTGGCACAACTTACCCTGCCCATTGTAGTTATTGCTCTGAGCCAGGACACCCGATGTGATGCACAAGAAGGCGACGGTGAGTAGAAACACCATGTTCTGTAAAAGAGAAAATGAGCAAAATGTGGATAATTCTCAGAGCACCAAATATGTGGCCTCTAACCTGTAACTTATTCTCACACCCATTCTGAATGGGCACTGGTACAGAACTGGAGGCAGAAGATCAAAGCTCTTCTTTGGAGGTGGTCTTTGGAAGCCCAATGTTCCTACAGGGTTCCTAGAGGTCATGAACAGGCCTGGGTAACGTTTTGTGGCCAAAGAATTAACTTGGGTTTGATGGACCTATTCTGATTATTTAGTGGGCAAAGGGATGACCCTATGTACTTAAAGATATTTTCCATCAGTGGAGTTGGCTACTGGTTTGGTGGAAAAGTCTGGAATTGATAGAGTTGCAGCTCTGTACAACTCATCTTTATCTGGTGAAGTGAAATGGATCAGGACAAGGTTAAAAATATCATGTATTTGCCAGGGCCACAAAGGCACATTTCTAAGCTGCAGGCAGAGGTTTCTCCTGTTGGATCTATCATGCTTTCCATATTAACAAAGAACTAATGAAACAGTGAGGAAACTTGTCCTTGAATCCTAGCATGCCCAAGATAAGTCTTCTTCTCTCACTGACCATTGTAGGGTTGGAGTCAAGTTCATACACCTGTAGGCTGCCTAGGGAATTTCCATGGGGCACATACCCACTGGCATTGGCACAGCAACGAGTAGCCTGACTGGTCTGGTTGGCTCTTTGGCTCTTTAGCCATGAAGGGCAAATAGGAATAACATAGGAAATAGTGGACCTATGTTGGTATCAGTCATTAAGACAAATAGGACCTCTAATTGGATCTACTGGCCAGGGCCATAAAGGCACAATTCTAAGCTGCAGGCAGAGGTTTCTCCTGTTGGATCTATCATGCTTTCCATATTAACTAATAAAACAGTGAGGGCcccagggcttttttttttagaaattaaaagtgatTTGATACCTAGCATGCCCAAGATATGTCTTCTTCTCTCACTGACCATTGTAGGGTTGGAGTCAAGTTCATATGCCTGTAGGCTGCCTAGGGAATTTCCATGGGGCACATGCCCACTGGCATTGGGCAGCACTGAGTAGCCTAACTGGTCTGGTTCAGCTCTTTGGCTCTTTAGCCATGAAGGGCAAATAGGAATAACATGGGAAATAGTGGACCCATGTTGGTACCAGTCATTAAGACAAATAGGACCTCTAATTGGATCTACTGGCCAGGGCCACGAAGGCACAATTCTAAGCTACAGGCAGAGGTTTCTCCTGTTGGATCTATCATACTTTCCATATTAACAAAGAACTAATGAAACAATGAGGGccccaggctttttttttttttttagaaattaaaagtcaTTTTTATGGAAACTTGTCCTTGAATCCTAGCATGCCCAAGATAAGTCTTCTTCTCTCACTGACCATTGTAGGGTTGGAGTCAAGTTCATATACCTGTAGGCTGCCTAGGGAATTTCCATGGGGCACATACCCACTGGCATTGGGCAGCACCGAGTAGCCTGACTGGTCTGGTTCGGCTCTTTGGCTCTTTAGCCATGAAGGGCAAATAGGAATAACATGGGAAATAGTGGACCTATGTTGGTATCAGTCATTAAGACAAATAGGACCTCTAATTGAATCTACTGGCCAGGGCCATAAAGGCACAATTCTAAGCTGCAGGCAGAGGTTTCTCCTGTTGGATCTATCGTGCTTTCCATATTAACAAAGAACTAATGAAACAATTGGATCTACTGGCCAGGGCCATGAAGGCACAATTCTAAGCTGCAAGCAGAGGTTTCTCCTGTTGGATCTATCATGCTTTCCATATTAACAAAGAACTAATGAAACAGTGAGGGCCCCAGGGCTTTGTTTTAGAAATTAAATCATTTGAAACCTAGCATGCCCAAGATAAGTCTTCTTCTCTCACTGACCATTGTAGGGTTGGAGTCAAATTCATATGCCTGTAGGCTGCCCAGGGAATCTCCATGGGGCACATACCCACTAGCGTTGGCACAGCAATGAGTAGCCTGACTGGTCTGGTTCGGCTCTTTGGCTCTTCAGCCATGAAGGGCAAATGGGAATAACATGGGAAATAGTGGACCTATGTCGGTACCAGTCACTAAGCCAAATAGGACCTCTAATTGGATCTACTGGTTTCCTGACCATTAAAGGGCAGAAGAGAGAGAGACCATAAAACTCACGGCACGGATTTCTTTCCAGACTTTGCTCCGGGTTCCCTGTATCGTCCCGACCTCAACTCCCTGCACCTCACCCAGGAAACCTGAACGGGGAAAGTGCAATCCAAGGCTTTATAGGATGGAGCGGTTCTGGAACTCCCTCACCCTAAACGTGACCATTTGTGGCATGGGTGGGACCTCCTGTGATACCATTCAGAGCCTTGTTTAGATATCCAACATAGGAGGGGGATTATTAAACCAATAGTGACTAATCAGCACAATGGGATCGGGCCAATATTTAATGTTGCCTTACCCAGGGCAGAACTTTTGTTTCTAAAGGGCAGGCAACTGTAAATGCCCCGTATCACTGATTATGGACTTAATGGGGAATTTCACCTTGAATGAACTCTCTTCCATTCTTCATTTTTCACCTTTTTCGTGTGTTTTTGGGTTATTTTTTGGGAACTCTCTCAGTCGTTCAGCCTggttttttttggttgccggggtcagtgactcctagcaaccaaacaggatTTTTAGTGTCAGTCAACggcagaatagaaaggcaaatagttaaaaaaaacataaataggaaTACATGAGGGGGGAATTGAAAAGTTGGTTGGAATAGGTCCTTCTAGAATATAATGGGATATTAatggtgaactttccctttattctGCTAGAAATGTTCTATTTCTCATTGGTACAATTAAAAAATTGATAATAAAAAGTATAGCAGAAAATAAAGTTTAGTAACATGTAATGGTATAGTAGTGTATTTTGGGGGTAACGGTTAAACTGTAGGGTAACTGCAGGGGTCCCAGACGCAGCGATCTGAGATCCTGGGCCTCTGTTATTAATGCCCTGGGTGCAACTGGTAGAGGATTATGGGCCAATCAATAAGCAAATGGCTGATTGCGCCCACTGTAGCTGCTATCCCACAAGCCCCTGCTCTTCCCAGAAGCCCTTTCAGCGGgacacaaaggcctgggcctaaggGGGTCTGGGTGGGAGATTTTGACCAAAAGGTCTGGAGATAGGGGGATCTGCGGGGAGAAAGTGAAGGTTGGGAAAGTGGGTGGGGCAAGTGGGTTGGGCAAGTGGGTGGGGGTGGGCGAGCCAGTGGGGGGGCTAAGAGAGGGAGGCGTGGGGGAAGTGGCCTAGAGTCGCCCCATCTTTCAATCTGGTGCTGTTTCCGTGGCTGGAGGTGCAATGTTTGCCCTTCACAACTGCCCCATGCCTATTCCCCCCAACAAGGATTTAGGACACAGGCAGGGGGTTAAGGAGGGCAGCTGAGTGTAAGGGTTAAAAGCAAATATTCAGAAAATGGAGGTCCAGGGATGGTCCTGTCAAGAGACAAATGGAACCCCCACTTTTTTTCTTGGGGTGCACTGCTAACCAATGGGGGGATCCCCCAGTGTTGCTGTACAGGGTGGCCATATCATTCTTCCTTTGGTGCTGATAGGTTGGTACACTGGACCCCCAGTTGCACACAGTATGGACATTTTATTGTCTAATGGTCAAAGTCACTTTGGGAGATTCTCAGTGGGGCCAATTATCTTTTAGAGATTTACCCTCCAGACAACAGAGGGGGCAGATCTTGGACCGTATGCCCTGGTCCTAAACTCCAAAGTCCCATATCTAATTAAAGGCATAAtgtttgcccatgggcagtaacccctagcaaccaatgagaCGTTTGCTTTCAAACCAGTAAatactacttgctgattggttgctaaaggtgatAAGAAAGGTGGCAAACTTTGCTCCTTACAGTACATAACCAGTTATATTCTTAACTTTGGGACTCCAATGAGACTATATATACGCCCTGGGGCCCCAGTGAATCATGGGAGCAGTCCGTTTGTGATCAATTCCCCAGTTCTGTTCAattttatataaatgcatattcctgaccaggtctagtatcccatagcaaccaaccagcctGTAGCATTTACGccagtggttgctatgggatactagacctGGTCAGGATTATGTACCTGTTtgaaaacatctaattggttgctatgggatactagacctGGTCAGGATTATGCACCTGTTtgaaaacatctaattggttgctatgggatactaggcCTGGTCAGGATTATGCGCCTGTTtgaaaacatctaattggttgctatgggatactagacctGGTCAGGATTATGTACCTGTTTGAAAACATctaataggttgctatgggttactagacctggacagGATTATGTACCTGTTtgaaaacatctaattggttgctatgggttactagatctggtgcagctttttattacattttaccaTAAAGGTCTCCGTATGTTTTTATATCTGACCATTGGTTTGAACCCCTCATCCCCCAAAAATCATCATGACACCCTGTTATTCACTGAGCAAATGATATAATAACAGCAATGAGACAGGATTTATTTATTGAACTTTATtgatcattttctttcttttcattctGGTTAATATGAATCACAGCATCAGTACAAGGCCGTCAGAATCAAGGGAGCTGCTAGGaatgctgggaggtgtagtttagTAACAGCTGGGGGAACGTTATGAACAGGGAGGCTTCTTGGATACCGGTACCCCGAAAACTTGCACCTCGCACAGAGTGAGATACGTCTCCTTCCCCGGGATAATAATGTTAACATAGCGGCCGGCCATCCCGTTGCACTCAAAGGTCTGGGTCCCTCCATTGGGCAAGTAATTGATCTCCGAGCAGCtgtagggagaaaaaaaatgggtagggggtgccatagtgtttcccttagacagtacagtatgggggtacagcttattgtgtgcccagaacattccttctctgtatatttgtatttatacatatgggtagggggtgccatagtgtttcccttagacagtacagtatgggggtacagcttattgtgtgcccagaacattccttctctgtatatttgtatttatacatatgggtagggggtgccatagtgtttcccttagacagtacagtatgggggtacagcttattgtgtgcccagaacattccctctctgtatatttgtatttatacatatgggtagggggtgccatagtgtttcccttagacagtacagtatgggggtacagcttattgtgtgcccagaacattccctctctgtatatttgtatttatacatatgggtagggggtgccatagtgtttcccttagacagtacagtatgggggtacagcttattgtgtgcccagaacattccctctctgtatatttgtatttatacatatgggtaggaggtgccatagtgtttcccttagacagtacagtatgggggtacagcttattgtgtgcccagaacattccttctctgtatatttgtatttatacatatgggtaggaggtgccatagggtttcccttagacagtacagtatgggggtacagcttattgtgtgcccagaacattccttctctgtatatttgtatttatacatatgggtagggggtgccatagtgtttcccttagacagtacagtatgggggtacagcttattgtgtgcccagaacattccttctctgtatatttgtatttatacatatgggtagggggtgccatagtgtttcccttagacagtacagtatgggggtacagcttattgtgtgcccagaacattccttctctgtatatttgtatttatacatatgggtaggaggtgccataatgtttcccttagacagtacagtatggggttacagcttattgtgtgcccagaacattccttgcCCTGAGTTATTAGATATAAAAGAGGCAAATCTGAGCCCATTCCTTACCTGGGGTTGTTATTGCCATTATTTTCCAGGGAATCCCCAACAAGAATCTGAGCCCCATCAATTAAATTTCCGCAGCAGTCGCCCCTGTTTGTCACCACAATCTGGGAGATCTTATGGGACTTCAGCAAATCCACCCGCCACCAGGGGGACATGTCGTTGTTGGTGAAGGAACAGGAACCGTGGTAGAAGTTGGAATCCATGTTTCCATCGATGGCGTTAATAGCCGACGCCAAATATCCAAAAACGTAGTTGTAGTAAGTGGAGGACTGAGTCGCCCGACCTCGAAGGGCCAAATTCTCCGCTGCAATGGAAAGGGAAAGAGATGGTCAGTAGGAGCTATTGAGCCAAAGGTAAAACCCAACGACCCTGGCCATTTGGCCGAAACCAAGGGATTATCGGTGCAACTTACTTGGATTGTTGTTCTGAGCTGCGGCACAGGCCAAGAGGCACGCAAGGGCAGTAGCGAGTAGGAGACCCATTTTCTGGGGGGAATTAAGTCAGATGAGAAGAAATCAGTTGGAGACTAGACAACAGGTTTAATAACTGTCCCCCAATATCTGTTCCCAGGGGCTTCATCTTTAGGAGGAGGAGGAAAGCTGAGCAACACCCATCAGTGGAAAGGCAGAGAGGTGCCCTTAGTAGGACTTCCCTTGGGGAACATGAGTTTCACCCCCCACCACAAGGAGGTCCAAGGATGGGAGACCTTTGCCTCCAACAGCTGAATATCCACTATGGAGCCAACAACTCAGTCTCAAGGAGATGTTGGTGGAACATCTCACCTAGGGGTCCTCACATCTCTCTGAAACTCACTAGACTCCATGGGTACTCATGAACAACTGGAAGACTCCCAAGAAGCCAAGATCCCTGGGGACTTCCCTTGGGGAACAtgagtttccccccccccccccccaccaccacaagGAGATCCAAGGATGCGAGACCTTTGCCTCCAACTGCTAAAGATCCACTATGGAGCCAACAACACAGGAACATATAATTTAGTTCTTCCCAAAGCTGGGACTTGGTGGAACATCTCACCTAGGGTTCTCCTCACATACATCTCTCTGAAACTCACTAGACTCCATGGGTACTCATGAACAACTGGAAGACTCCCAAGAGGGCAAGATCACTGGAGACTTCCCTTGGGGAACATGAGTTTCACCCTCCACCACAAGGAGGTCCAAGGATGGGAGACCTTTGCCTCTGACAGCTGATGGAGCCAAC from the Xenopus tropicalis strain Nigerian chromosome 5, UCB_Xtro_10.0, whole genome shotgun sequence genome contains:
- the LOC100493885 gene encoding fucolectin; protein product: MVFLLTVAFLCITSGVLAQSNNYNGQGENLALQGRATQSSVYYDYVYGYLAMAINAIDGNMDPNFQHGSCSYTNNEMSPWWRLDLLDSYQISQVVVTNRGDCCGDLINGAQILVGDSMENNGNNNPSCAEIFSMQNGETQAFECNGMVGRFVNIILPGQQQYLTLCEVQVYGQPVTKGSS
- the LOC116410804 gene encoding fucolectin-like, whose translation is MGLLLATALACLLACAAAQNNNPTENLALRGRATQSSTYYNYVFGYLASAINAIDGNMDSNFYHGSCSFTNNDMSPWWRVDLLKSHKISQIVVTNRGDCCGNLIDGAQILVGDSLENNGNNNPSCSEINYLPNGGTQTFECNGMAGRYVNIIIPGKETYLTLCEVQVFGVPVSKKPPCS